Proteins from a genomic interval of Zingiber officinale cultivar Zhangliang chromosome 1B, Zo_v1.1, whole genome shotgun sequence:
- the LOC122055713 gene encoding uncharacterized protein LOC122055713 isoform X10: MVGVVPRLCDLIRVSLSPYLEPKPFSLTKESEKDLLISLSRVRKAIQRWNDESEFDGNPEKDADCHFHVTCCIYVNQQTEVGSNCFMDIVSTMVPFLGLESGFVRHLVGKLFVDMSNLLAVCRTKWIRFVRLLWISHGIAMSSIISSSPMSTRSIHIPNESWLQSFMKSEWVRMENSAFDISTFVDLLHLKVFEINLFMVEGLFQIFRNILKSSKNDINNLKGAYTYIALSSLLKMPWSWLNEIHTRHISSGEDGLLGSKNFLPRPTNMISGIILQLLCSLCEQKDLIDAEGVSAGGHVIYTEFAELVIKLLPGFFEHLRCKTNLSRYLKHKLLMLMTRLRSHVQDNVSHLVLWLELLKHNFQDLLYMPISDCSVGPATVVKESPFLANFDDGDKLQNLCTKHLWRQITFLFLHCCFRLVHFDKKSGYQFHCEAQSSCVTSPLKVCGKLGTSMGLMQFFEWLQRLFPLENIVDYESFRESCCTFAAFFLQLYLEEVKNIVVSDKIVIAKVNTQYPEFQMAHIWLLISVMTCYLISCCNFWMPQSLTYRFAAAVVERKYILRRRRRVLFLLFPASLTLFTFSMCFFCCYIMIIWCLLTI; this comes from the exons ATGGTCGGCGTCGTCCCTCGTCTCTGCGATCTCATACGCGTCTCTCTAAGTCCCTACCTG GAGCCAAAGCCCTTCTCACTGACCAAGGAGTCCGAGAAGGATCTCCTGATCTCTCTTTCTCGC GTTCGCAAGGCAATCCAGCGATGGAATGATGAATCCGAATTCGATGGAAATCCG GAAAAAGATGCTGATTGTCACTTCCATGTCACATGTTGTATATATGTCAATCAACAGACTGAAGTTGGAAGCAATTGCTTCATGGATATTGTTTCTACAATG GTTCCTTTCTTGGGTCTTGAAAGTGGATTTGTTAGGCATCTAGTGGGAAAACTTTTTGTAGACATGTCAAATCTTCTAGCTGTGTGT AGGACCAAATGGATCAGGTTCGTGCGCTTGCTATGGATCAGCCATGGGATAGCAATGTCAAGTATCATTTCAAGCTCACCTATGTCAACTAGATCTATTCATATCCCAAATGAAAGCTGGTTGCAGTCCTTTATGAAATCTGAATGGGTTAGAATGGAAAATTCAGCTTTTGATATTTCAACCTTTGTTGATCTTTTGCACTTAAAAGTCTTTGAAATTAACTTGTTTATGGTGGAAGGTCTCTTCCAAATCTTCCGCAACATTCTAAAATCTTCAAAAAATGATATAAATAATCTCAAAGGAGCATATACATATATTGCTTTATCATCACTCCTGAAGATGCCATGGAGTTGGTTGAATGAAATTCATACTAGACATATTAGTTCTGGAGAAGATGGATTGCTTGGTAGTAAAAACTTTCTGCCAAGGCCCACAAATATGATTTCAGGGATAATTCTTCAACTTCTCTGTTCCTTGTGTGAGCAAAAGGATCTTATAGATGCTGAGGGTGTTTCTGCTGGAGGCCATGTCATATATACTGAGTTTGCAGAGCTAGTGATTAAGCTTCTGCCAGGTTTCTTTGAGCACCTTAGATGCAAGACGAACCTCTCCAGATACTTGAAACACAAGTTACTG ATGTTGATGACTAGACTTAGGTCTCATGTGCAGGACAATGTTTCCCACCTTGTTTTGTGGCTAGAGTTGCTTAAACACAATTTTCAAGATCTCCTATACATGCCCATATCGGATTGTTCTGTTGGTCCTGCAACTGTTGTAAAAGAATCTCCATTTTTGGCTAATTTTGATGATGGGGACAAGTTGCAGAATTTATGTACCAAACACTTGTGGAGACAGATAACTTTTCTCTTTCTCCATTGTTGCTTCAGATTGGTCCACTTTGACAAGAAATCTGGCTACCAATTTCATTGTGAAGCACAATCTTCATGTGTCACTTCTCCATTGAAAGTCTGTGGCAAACTTGGCACCTCAATGGGcttaatgcaattttttgagTGGCTTCAAAGATTATTTCCACTGGAAAATATTGTGGACTATGAAAGTTTCAGGGAATCATGTTGCACTTTTGCTGCATTCTTCTTACAACTTTATTTGGAGGAG GTAAAGAATATTGTGGTATCAGACAAAATAGTCATTGCTAAAGTTAACACACAGTATCCAGAATTCCAGATGGCTCATATATGGCTTTTGATTTCTGT GATGACATGCTATTTGATATCTTGTTGCAACTTTTGGATGCCCCAGTCATTAACTTACAGAT ttGCAGCTGCAGTAGTGGAGAGGAAATACATtttgaggaggagaagaagagtgcTGTTTTTGTTATTTCCAGCATCTTTAACCCTATTTACCTTTTCCATGTGTTTCTTTTGCTG TTACATTATGATCATCTGGTGCTTGTTGACTATCTAA
- the LOC122055713 gene encoding uncharacterized protein LOC122055713 isoform X11: MVGVVPRLCDLIRVSLSPYLEPKPFSLTKESEKDLLISLSRVRKAIQRWNDESEFDGNPEKDADCHFHVTCCIYVNQQTEVGSNCFMDIVSTMVPFLGLESGFVRHLVGKLFVDMSNLLAVCRTKWIRFVRLLWISHGIAMSSIISSSPMSTRSIHIPNESWLQSFMKSEWVRMENSAFDISTFVDLLHLKVFEINLFMVEGLFQIFRNILKSSKNDINNLKGAYTYIALSSLLKMPWSWLNEIHTRHISSGEDGLLGSKNFLPRPTNMISGIILQLLCSLCEQKDLIDAEGVSAGGHVIYTEFAELVIKLLPGFFEHLRCKTNLSRYLKHKLLMLMTRLRSHVQDNVSHLVLWLELLKHNFQDLLYMPISDCSVGPATVVKESPFLANFDDGDKLQNLCTKHLWRQITFLFLHCCFRLVHFDKKSGYQFHCEAQSSCVTSPLKVCGKLGTSMGLMQFFEWLQRLFPLENIVDYESFRESCCTFAAFFLQLYLEEVKNIVVSDKIVIAKVNTQYPEFQMAHIWLLISVMTCYLISCCNFWMPQSLTYRSAVVERKYILRRRRRVLFLLFPASLTLFTFSMCFFCCYIMIIWCLLTI, encoded by the exons ATGGTCGGCGTCGTCCCTCGTCTCTGCGATCTCATACGCGTCTCTCTAAGTCCCTACCTG GAGCCAAAGCCCTTCTCACTGACCAAGGAGTCCGAGAAGGATCTCCTGATCTCTCTTTCTCGC GTTCGCAAGGCAATCCAGCGATGGAATGATGAATCCGAATTCGATGGAAATCCG GAAAAAGATGCTGATTGTCACTTCCATGTCACATGTTGTATATATGTCAATCAACAGACTGAAGTTGGAAGCAATTGCTTCATGGATATTGTTTCTACAATG GTTCCTTTCTTGGGTCTTGAAAGTGGATTTGTTAGGCATCTAGTGGGAAAACTTTTTGTAGACATGTCAAATCTTCTAGCTGTGTGT AGGACCAAATGGATCAGGTTCGTGCGCTTGCTATGGATCAGCCATGGGATAGCAATGTCAAGTATCATTTCAAGCTCACCTATGTCAACTAGATCTATTCATATCCCAAATGAAAGCTGGTTGCAGTCCTTTATGAAATCTGAATGGGTTAGAATGGAAAATTCAGCTTTTGATATTTCAACCTTTGTTGATCTTTTGCACTTAAAAGTCTTTGAAATTAACTTGTTTATGGTGGAAGGTCTCTTCCAAATCTTCCGCAACATTCTAAAATCTTCAAAAAATGATATAAATAATCTCAAAGGAGCATATACATATATTGCTTTATCATCACTCCTGAAGATGCCATGGAGTTGGTTGAATGAAATTCATACTAGACATATTAGTTCTGGAGAAGATGGATTGCTTGGTAGTAAAAACTTTCTGCCAAGGCCCACAAATATGATTTCAGGGATAATTCTTCAACTTCTCTGTTCCTTGTGTGAGCAAAAGGATCTTATAGATGCTGAGGGTGTTTCTGCTGGAGGCCATGTCATATATACTGAGTTTGCAGAGCTAGTGATTAAGCTTCTGCCAGGTTTCTTTGAGCACCTTAGATGCAAGACGAACCTCTCCAGATACTTGAAACACAAGTTACTG ATGTTGATGACTAGACTTAGGTCTCATGTGCAGGACAATGTTTCCCACCTTGTTTTGTGGCTAGAGTTGCTTAAACACAATTTTCAAGATCTCCTATACATGCCCATATCGGATTGTTCTGTTGGTCCTGCAACTGTTGTAAAAGAATCTCCATTTTTGGCTAATTTTGATGATGGGGACAAGTTGCAGAATTTATGTACCAAACACTTGTGGAGACAGATAACTTTTCTCTTTCTCCATTGTTGCTTCAGATTGGTCCACTTTGACAAGAAATCTGGCTACCAATTTCATTGTGAAGCACAATCTTCATGTGTCACTTCTCCATTGAAAGTCTGTGGCAAACTTGGCACCTCAATGGGcttaatgcaattttttgagTGGCTTCAAAGATTATTTCCACTGGAAAATATTGTGGACTATGAAAGTTTCAGGGAATCATGTTGCACTTTTGCTGCATTCTTCTTACAACTTTATTTGGAGGAG GTAAAGAATATTGTGGTATCAGACAAAATAGTCATTGCTAAAGTTAACACACAGTATCCAGAATTCCAGATGGCTCATATATGGCTTTTGATTTCTGT GATGACATGCTATTTGATATCTTGTTGCAACTTTTGGATGCCCCAGTCATTAACTTACAGAT CTGCAGTAGTGGAGAGGAAATACATtttgaggaggagaagaagagtgcTGTTTTTGTTATTTCCAGCATCTTTAACCCTATTTACCTTTTCCATGTGTTTCTTTTGCTG TTACATTATGATCATCTGGTGCTTGTTGACTATCTAA